In one window of Gossypium arboreum isolate Shixiya-1 chromosome 4, ASM2569848v2, whole genome shotgun sequence DNA:
- the LOC108459608 gene encoding putative pentatricopeptide repeat-containing protein At5g37570 has protein sequence MHVNKLRIHVMSQRSFPATRKRFSAVFHYLQFSNSIYQLKQTHAFFLKTVRKPQYSHFLTLFLDKQLHVSGDNLCYARHVFDQIPNCRNQFLWTSLIRSHVFNGYFIQAIILYSRMLCKSISPSGFTFSSVLNACARVPAVFEGKQVHARVEKSGLLGNNVVQTALLDMYTKCGFVLDAERVFNGMEEKDAVAWTAMICGYTKVGLMDKARFLFDDMEGRNMVSWTTMVAGYANYGDMEAAKDLYDRMMEKNSVAWLAMIAGYGKCGDVSKARRIFDGIVKPDASCWAAMLACYAQNGYAKEAIEIYRAMRGQNVRITEVGMVGVISACTQIGDVSMAEALAKELEEGCCGRTLFVSNALINMHARCGCMEQAWMEFCRMKQRDVVSYSTMITALADHGECQVALALFSKMHKEGIKPNQVTFIGVLNACSHGGLVEEGCKLFELMTVVFGIVPLSQHLTCMVDLLGRAGHLEKAYNLIIEYGDAWDAGIWGALLGACKVYGNAALGEIASNHLFEIEPENAGNYVLLANIYASLNKWEDAEKLKKMISEKGKRKSPGCSWVPS, from the exons ATGCATGTAAATAAACTCAGGATACATGTCATGTCCCAACGCTCATTCCCAGCAACAAGAAAACGATTTTCAGCCGTTTTCCATTACCTCCAATTTAGTAACTCAATTTACCAACTAAAGCAAACCCATGCTTTCTTTCTGAAAACTGTGCGTAAGCCCCAGTACTCCCATTTCTTAACTCTTTTCCTCGATAAGCAATTACATGTATCTGGTGACAATCTCTGCTACGCCCGCCACGTGTTCGATCAAATACCCAACTGTAGAAACCAATTCCTTTGGACTTCCCTCATACGCTCCCATGTTTTCAACGGTTATTTTATCCAAGCTATCATATTGTACTCTAGAATGCTGTGTAAAAGCATATCCCCCTCTGGGTTCACCTTCTCCTCTGTTCTTAATGCCTGTGCTCGCGTCCCGGCAGTGTTCGAAGGCAAGCAAGTTCATGCGAGAGTCGAAAAATCAGGACTCTTGGGGAACAATGTTGTGCAAACAGCATTGCTTGATATGTACACAAAGTGTGGATTCGTGTTGGACGCCGAAAGAGTGTTCAATGGTATGGAAGAGAAAGATGCGGTTGCTTGGACAGCTATGATTTGTGGTTACACTAAGGTGGGATTAATGGATAAAGCGCGGTTCTTATTTGATGACATGGAGGGACGCAATATGGTTTCTTGGACAACTATGGTTGCTGGATATGCAAATTATGGTGACATGGAAGCAGCCAAGGACTTGTATGACAGGATGATGGAGAAGAATTCGGTTGCTTGGCTTGCTATGATCGCAGGCTATGGGAAGTGCGGTGATGTTAGTAAGGCTAGAAGAATATTTGATGGAATAGTAAAGCCAGACGCTTCGTGTTGGGCAGCAATGTTGGCTTGCTATGCACAGAATGGATATGCAAAGGAAGCTATAGAGATTTATAGGGCAATGAGAGGGCAAAATGTCAGAATTACGGAGGTTGGAATGGTGGGTGTTATTTCTGCTTGTACTCAAATTGGAGATGTTAGTATGGCGGAGGCATTGGCTAAGGAATTGGAAGAAGGATGCTGTG GTAGGACGCTCTTTGTGTCAAATGCGTTAataaacatgcatgcaagatgtGGATGCATGGAGCAGGCCTGGATGGAATTCTGTAGAATGAAGCAGAGGGATGTAGTATCTTACAGCACAATGATCACAGCCCTTGCTGACCATGGAGAGTGCCAGGTAGCTTTGGCTTTATTCTCAAAGATGCACAAGGAAGGAATCAAACCAAACCAAGTTACATTCATAGGCGTCCTTAATGCCTGTAGTCACGGTGGATTGGTTGAGGAAGGATGCAAACTCTTTGAGCTAATGACAGTTGTTTTTGGCATAGTGCCCTTAAGTCAACACCTTACTTGCATGGTTGACCTCCTTGGAAGGGCAGGCCACCTTGAGAAGGCATATAATCTTATCATTGAATATGGAGATGCCTGGGATGCTGGAATTTGGGGTGCTTTGCTTGGAGCTTGTAAGGTTTACGGTAATGCTGCACTGGGTGAGATTGCCTCTAATCATCTCTTTGAAATTGAGCCTGAAAATGCTGGAAATTATGTGCTTTTGGCCAATATTTATGCTTCACTAAATAAATGGGAGGACGCAGAGAAACTGAAGAAGATGATTTCTGAAAAGGGAAAGAGGAAATCTCCTGGTTGTAGCTGGGTGCCAAGTTGA